The following are encoded in a window of uncultured Ilyobacter sp. genomic DNA:
- a CDS encoding helix-turn-helix domain-containing protein: MSHKHFTIEDRESIFKYLALGFKNSKIARRIGKDRSSVGREINRNSIDGEYRPNKAQILYSTRKKNCGANKKLENSILLLDIQDKLEEGWTPEQI; encoded by the coding sequence ATGAGTCATAAACATTTTACCATTGAAGATAGAGAAAGTATATTTAAATATTTAGCGCTTGGCTTTAAAAATAGTAAAATAGCAAGAAGAATAGGAAAAGACAGATCTAGTGTCGGTAGAGAAATTAATAGAAACTCTATTGATGGAGAATACAGGCCTAATAAAGCTCAAATTCTTTACTCAACTAGAAAAAAGAACTGTGGAGCTAATAAAAAACTTGAAAATTCTATACTTTTACTGGATATTCAAGATAAGCTTGAAGAAGGCTGGACACCAGAGCAAATATAA
- a CDS encoding IclR family transcriptional regulator yields the protein MTINDNSINQSLDKALSLLEYFDAENPIRGLSEISRLSSIPKATVYRLLNTFEKNGYLIKIDTGGRQGQYKLGMKFLELGTMVSESIELKEIAFPHMKNLRDDINEDVQLVIRDKNHAIYVEKLISKHPVRLYTKIGRTASLNAGACPRAILSFLKDEEIESIFENTEFIKYTENTIIDKEKLLKLISESRKTGYTISYSEMEMQTIGIGAPIFDYTKNVVGALSTAGPDQRFTPDKFPEIIKKVKETAMKISRELGYKG from the coding sequence ATGACTATTAATGATAATAGCATTAATCAGAGCCTAGACAAGGCTTTGAGCCTGTTAGAATATTTTGATGCTGAAAATCCAATAAGAGGCCTAAGCGAGATTTCACGTCTTTCCTCAATCCCCAAAGCAACTGTATACAGACTGCTGAACACATTTGAAAAAAACGGGTACCTCATAAAAATAGATACAGGGGGAAGACAAGGGCAATATAAACTGGGAATGAAATTCCTCGAACTTGGAACCATGGTCTCAGAATCCATTGAATTAAAAGAGATAGCCTTCCCTCATATGAAAAATTTGAGAGATGATATCAACGAAGATGTACAGCTAGTAATAAGGGACAAAAACCACGCAATCTATGTGGAAAAACTCATAAGTAAGCATCCAGTAAGGTTGTACACAAAGATTGGAAGGACTGCATCTCTGAATGCCGGTGCCTGTCCTAGAGCCATTCTATCTTTCCTGAAAGATGAAGAAATAGAGTCAATTTTTGAAAATACAGAATTCATAAAATACACCGAAAATACCATAATAGACAAAGAAAAACTCTTGAAATTAATATCAGAGAGCAGAAAAACTGGTTATACAATAAGCTACAGTGAAATGGAGATGCAGACTATCGGTATAGGGGCACCCATCTTCGACTACACAAAAAATGTTGTAGGAGCCTTAAGTACTGCCGGACCTGATCAGAGGTTTACGCCTGATAAATTCCCAGAGATAATAAAAAAAGTAAAAGAGACTGCAATGAAAATTTCAAGAGAACTTGGATACAAAGGATAA
- the panD gene encoding aspartate 1-decarboxylase, giving the protein MQIQLLKGKIHRATVTQAELDYVGSITLDKTIMEAAGIREYELVHIVNINNGARFETYVIAAEDEKGIVCLNGAAARMVQKNDKIIIMAYCMVDEKEAHTHQPKVVLMGEHNEVEKISSYEKHGKLI; this is encoded by the coding sequence ATGCAAATTCAACTTTTAAAAGGGAAAATTCACAGAGCGACAGTAACACAGGCGGAACTTGATTATGTGGGGAGTATCACACTTGACAAGACTATAATGGAAGCAGCAGGAATAAGAGAATATGAGCTTGTTCATATAGTGAATATAAATAACGGAGCTAGATTTGAGACCTATGTAATAGCTGCAGAAGATGAAAAAGGCATAGTATGCCTAAATGGTGCTGCAGCAAGAATGGTTCAAAAGAATGATAAAATAATAATAATGGCCTACTGTATGGTAGATGAGAAAGAAGCACATACTCATCAGCCAAAGGTAGTTCTCATGGGAGAGCACAACGAAGTGGAAAAAATATCGAGCTATGAAAAACATGGCAAGCTGATATAA
- a CDS encoding lmo0937 family membrane protein, whose protein sequence is MLGTIAVILIVLWLLGMVSAYTMSGFIHILLVIAIIIILIRIINGRKGL, encoded by the coding sequence ATGTTAGGGACGATTGCTGTAATCCTAATAGTCTTATGGCTTTTAGGTATGGTTAGTGCATATACTATGAGTGGTTTTATACATATCCTTCTAGTAATTGCGATAATTATAATTTTGATAAGGATAATAAACGGAAGAAAGGGACTTTAG
- the metA gene encoding homoserine O-succinyltransferase has translation MPIVIPKKLPAYKTLKSENIFVMNESRAFRQDIRPLKILILNLMPNKIVTETQLLRLLGNTPLQIEITLLKTGTYSSKNTSQDHLTSFYQTFEDIKNHTFDGLIITGAPIENLQFEEVDYWEELKEIMEFSKSNITSTMHICWGSQAGLYYHYGIPKFPTDKKIFGIFKHKILNLKTKLTRGFDDEFLVPHSRHTTVMRSDIEKVLELEILAESKDAGICLVATRDRKQIFISGHLEYEKDTLKNEYFRDLNKGLSIDIPKNYFKDDNPENDPVVTWRAHAHLLFSNWLNYCVYQETPYFLK, from the coding sequence ATGCCTATAGTAATTCCTAAAAAACTACCTGCCTATAAAACTCTGAAAAGTGAAAATATATTTGTAATGAATGAATCAAGGGCTTTTCGTCAAGACATAAGACCTTTGAAAATACTGATTCTCAACCTCATGCCAAATAAAATAGTCACCGAAACACAACTTCTTCGGCTCTTAGGAAATACCCCGCTGCAGATAGAGATCACCCTTCTTAAAACCGGGACTTACTCCTCTAAAAACACAAGTCAGGATCACCTGACCAGCTTTTACCAGACTTTTGAAGATATTAAAAATCACACCTTTGACGGTCTTATTATCACTGGTGCTCCAATTGAAAATCTTCAGTTTGAAGAGGTCGACTACTGGGAAGAACTCAAAGAGATTATGGAATTTTCAAAATCTAACATCACATCGACTATGCATATATGTTGGGGGTCACAGGCTGGACTTTATTATCATTACGGAATACCAAAATTTCCAACAGATAAAAAAATCTTTGGAATTTTTAAGCATAAAATTTTAAATCTAAAAACAAAACTTACCAGAGGCTTTGATGATGAATTTCTTGTACCACATTCAAGACACACTACTGTTATGAGAAGTGACATTGAAAAGGTTTTAGAGCTGGAAATATTGGCCGAGTCAAAAGATGCAGGTATCTGCCTTGTAGCAACAAGGGACAGAAAGCAGATTTTCATCAGTGGACATTTAGAGTATGAAAAGGATACCTTAAAAAATGAGTATTTTAGAGACTTAAACAAGGGACTTTCAATTGATATTCCAAAAAATTATTTTAAAGATGATAATCCTGAAAATGATCCTGTGGTTACTTGGCGGGCACATGCTCACCTGCTTTTTTCTAACTGGCTCAATTACTGCGTCTACCAGGAAACACCATACTTTTTAAAATAA
- the panB gene encoding 3-methyl-2-oxobutanoate hydroxymethyltransferase: MKNTVVSFKNAKEKGEKLSVVTGYDYTTARIIDGTEVEAILVGDSLGMVCLGYDSTLAVTMEDIIHHGKAVVRGVKNTLVILDMPFMSYHNTTPEAVANAGRLIKETGAHAVKLEGGVDMVEKIKSIVKAQIPVMGHLGLTPQSVNVFGGFKVQGKSENEAKQMIKDAKALEEAGVFAIVLECVPEKLAKIVSESVSVPTIGIGSGNVCDGQVLVIQDMLNMYGDFKPKFVKTFADVGKVMREGLEAYVKEVREGTFPAKEHTFGIKDEVLEKLY, from the coding sequence ATGAAAAACACAGTGGTAAGTTTCAAAAACGCAAAAGAAAAAGGAGAAAAGCTTTCGGTAGTCACCGGATATGATTACACAACAGCCAGAATTATTGATGGAACTGAGGTGGAGGCCATTCTTGTGGGAGATTCTCTCGGAATGGTATGTCTAGGGTATGATTCTACTCTGGCTGTGACCATGGAAGATATTATTCATCATGGAAAAGCTGTGGTGAGAGGTGTAAAAAATACATTAGTTATTCTTGATATGCCTTTTATGTCTTATCATAACACGACCCCAGAAGCTGTAGCTAATGCAGGAAGACTAATAAAAGAAACAGGAGCCCATGCAGTGAAACTAGAGGGTGGAGTTGATATGGTAGAAAAAATAAAATCCATTGTAAAGGCCCAGATTCCTGTCATGGGGCATCTCGGACTTACACCTCAGTCTGTAAATGTATTTGGAGGTTTTAAGGTACAGGGGAAGAGCGAAAATGAAGCCAAGCAGATGATAAAAGATGCAAAAGCACTAGAAGAAGCTGGGGTTTTTGCAATTGTTTTGGAATGTGTACCTGAAAAACTGGCTAAAATAGTGAGTGAAAGTGTGTCTGTTCCAACGATAGGAATAGGTTCTGGAAATGTATGTGACGGGCAGGTTCTTGTGATTCAGGATATGCTTAATATGTATGGGGATTTTAAACCAAAATTTGTAAAAACTTTTGCAGATGTTGGAAAGGTAATGAGAGAAGGGTTAGAGGCTTACGTCAAAGAGGTAAGAGAGGGAACTTTTCCAGCAAAAGAACATACTTTTGGAATAAAGGATGAGGTTCTTGAGAAACTTTACTAG
- a CDS encoding putative hydro-lyase, translated as MENLRDLKPRKVRQMIRENKIKKNTAGMCHGYVQGNLVILPKIYTYDFLLFAQRNPKQCPILEVSDMGSREFGRMAPGSDIAADIPKYRVYKNGELHGEFGDIKSFWKDDYVSFLIGCSFTFESAMVDEGIEVRHISEGKNVPMYITNIQCEKAGIFEGPTVVSMRPLPYSDVVRAVQITSRYPGVHGAPIHIGNPSEIGIKDINNPDFGDSVEVKEGEIPVFWACGVTPQAVAMKVKPEIMITHAPGYMFITDLKNQKLSLL; from the coding sequence ATGGAAAACTTGAGAGATTTAAAACCCCGGAAAGTTCGTCAGATGATCAGAGAAAATAAAATCAAAAAAAATACGGCTGGAATGTGCCATGGGTATGTACAAGGGAACCTTGTAATACTTCCAAAGATATATACCTATGATTTTCTACTCTTTGCCCAAAGAAATCCCAAGCAATGCCCTATACTTGAAGTGTCAGATATGGGAAGCAGGGAGTTTGGGAGAATGGCTCCAGGCTCAGATATAGCAGCAGATATCCCAAAGTACAGGGTATATAAAAATGGTGAGCTCCATGGAGAATTTGGTGATATAAAATCCTTTTGGAAAGATGATTATGTATCTTTTCTTATAGGCTGCAGTTTTACTTTTGAGTCTGCAATGGTGGATGAGGGGATAGAAGTGAGGCATATTTCAGAAGGGAAGAATGTGCCCATGTATATAACTAATATACAGTGTGAAAAGGCCGGGATATTTGAAGGCCCCACAGTGGTTAGCATGAGACCCCTGCCTTATTCCGATGTAGTAAGGGCAGTGCAGATAACATCTAGATATCCAGGTGTTCACGGGGCTCCTATACATATTGGGAATCCTAGCGAAATAGGTATAAAGGACATAAATAATCCTGACTTTGGAGATTCTGTGGAAGTAAAAGAGGGGGAGATACCTGTATTCTGGGCATGTGGTGTTACACCTCAGGCAGTTGCCATGAAAGTAAAACCCGAAATAATGATAACACACGCACCTGGCTATATGTTTATAACGGACCTGAAAAACCAAAAATTATCTTTATTATAA
- a CDS encoding DUF2520 domain-containing protein, translated as MKISFIGAGKIGLSLGRYFKNRGLKVAGYFDSVKSLSDKAAVVTESVSFENYRKIIDESDVIFITVPDGVIKSVWGNLLNYGVKDKMIVHTSGALSSQIFSGASDKNCKVMSIHPMMTFAGGDTEIDKMETMPLTIEGDLDEFGPILEKLPNNKFTISPNKKVNYHLAGVFASNLLISVIHRAIENIEKTGLETGKEIIFPIIEKTIENIREKGTSKSITGPLERGDIDTILKHLEVQHGAEKRLYVAASLELLEIMKDREKDYSEIKKLLEGE; from the coding sequence GTGAAGATCTCTTTTATAGGAGCTGGGAAAATAGGATTGTCCCTGGGAAGATATTTTAAAAACAGAGGATTAAAAGTTGCTGGTTATTTTGACAGTGTAAAATCTTTGAGTGATAAAGCAGCAGTTGTCACCGAAAGTGTCAGCTTTGAAAATTATAGAAAAATTATTGATGAAAGCGACGTCATATTTATCACTGTACCTGACGGTGTAATAAAGTCTGTCTGGGGAAATCTTTTAAATTACGGAGTGAAGGATAAAATGATTGTTCATACAAGTGGTGCCCTTTCTAGCCAGATATTTTCAGGAGCTAGTGATAAAAACTGCAAGGTCATGTCGATTCACCCTATGATGACTTTTGCAGGTGGGGATACAGAGATAGATAAAATGGAGACTATGCCTCTGACTATAGAGGGTGATCTAGATGAATTCGGACCTATTTTAGAGAAACTTCCCAACAATAAATTTACAATTTCGCCGAATAAAAAAGTAAATTATCATTTAGCAGGGGTCTTTGCATCAAATCTTCTAATCTCTGTAATTCACAGAGCCATTGAAAATATAGAAAAAACAGGTCTTGAAACGGGAAAAGAGATAATATTCCCTATAATTGAAAAGACTATTGAAAATATAAGAGAAAAAGGGACCTCTAAGTCTATAACAGGGCCACTTGAGAGGGGAGATATTGATACTATTTTGAAGCACCTTGAAGTGCAGCATGGAGCTGAAAAAAGACTCTATGTGGCAGCATCCTTAGAGCTCTTGGAAATAATGAAAGACAGAGAAAAAGATTACAGTGAAATAAAAAAACTCTTAGAGGGGGAATGA
- a CDS encoding Nramp family divalent metal transporter, producing MDSTAVKVEKKGFLEKLRTMGPAAIVTAAFIGPGTITTASLAGAKFGYSLIWAMVFSIFATVVLQEMSARIGIVTRKGLGSALREQFSNPIAKYVSIFLVVSAIGIGCAAYETGNILGGAMGLEAITGISMNIWGPIMGIGGYLLLKTGNYKFVEKFLIGLVVLMSATFITTAIVVAPDWSAILKGMFIPSVPKGSVFLIMALVGTTVVPYNLFLHSSAVQERWKDASGLKESRSDIFLSIILGGLISIAVIITASAAFFGTNIAINNAGDMAKSVEPLLGSWAKYFFAFGLFAAGLSSTITAPLAAAYATAGAMGWKSDFKDKKFEAIWTTVILIGIIFSAIGLKPLSAIIFAQAANGILLPIVAVFLLYAMNNKKRLGKYINTPITNVLGGIVVLVACGLGLRGILKVLGVM from the coding sequence ATGGATTCAACAGCTGTAAAGGTAGAAAAAAAGGGGTTTCTAGAAAAATTGAGAACTATGGGACCTGCGGCTATTGTTACTGCGGCCTTTATCGGTCCGGGGACTATTACCACCGCATCATTAGCAGGGGCAAAATTTGGATACTCGCTCATATGGGCTATGGTATTTTCCATTTTTGCTACAGTAGTTTTACAGGAGATGTCGGCAAGAATTGGTATTGTAACCAGAAAAGGTCTGGGGTCAGCACTAAGAGAGCAGTTTAGCAATCCCATAGCCAAATACGTGAGTATATTCTTAGTAGTTTCGGCAATAGGTATAGGATGTGCGGCCTATGAAACAGGAAATATTCTAGGAGGTGCCATGGGCCTGGAGGCAATAACCGGGATATCAATGAATATATGGGGTCCTATTATGGGAATAGGAGGTTATCTTCTTTTAAAAACTGGAAATTATAAGTTTGTGGAAAAATTTCTAATTGGGTTAGTTGTGCTTATGAGTGCGACCTTTATTACTACAGCTATAGTTGTAGCTCCTGATTGGAGTGCAATATTAAAAGGAATGTTCATTCCTAGTGTTCCTAAGGGATCTGTATTTCTTATAATGGCTCTTGTAGGTACCACAGTGGTCCCTTACAATCTATTTCTCCACTCTTCTGCAGTTCAGGAAAGATGGAAAGATGCCAGCGGATTGAAAGAATCAAGATCGGATATCTTCCTTTCTATTATTTTGGGAGGACTAATTTCCATAGCAGTTATAATAACAGCATCTGCAGCATTCTTCGGTACAAATATAGCTATAAACAATGCAGGGGATATGGCAAAATCAGTAGAACCGCTTCTTGGTTCTTGGGCTAAATACTTCTTTGCCTTTGGACTCTTTGCCGCAGGACTTTCTTCTACAATAACAGCACCTTTAGCTGCAGCCTATGCTACTGCAGGGGCCATGGGATGGAAATCCGATTTTAAGGATAAGAAGTTTGAAGCCATTTGGACAACTGTTATTCTTATCGGGATAATATTTTCAGCCATAGGTCTAAAACCTCTTTCTGCAATTATATTTGCACAGGCTGCAAACGGAATACTTCTTCCCATAGTAGCGGTATTTCTTTTATATGCCATGAACAACAAAAAAAGGCTTGGAAAATATATCAACACACCGATTACAAATGTTTTAGGCGGAATAGTAGTTTTAGTAGCTTGCGGTCTTGGACTCAGAGGTATATTAAAAGTATTGGGAGTTATGTAA
- a CDS encoding 5-oxoprolinase subunit PxpA, whose product MFQVDLNSDLGESFGNYQIGMDEEILKYVSSANIACGWHGGDPMVMDKTVALGKKYDIDIGAHPGFFDLMGFGRRNIDVSPEEIKNYVKYQLGALMAFCISHGNKIQHVKVHGAMYNMAAKNKDFANSIAQAIYEVDKEIILLGLANSEMIESGKKFGLKTANEVFADRAYNNDGTLVPRGIEGAVIHDVDLAISRVIKMIKTGKVTSITGDEISIKADSVCVHGDNPEAINFVKKIREELKKENITITPISNFIK is encoded by the coding sequence ATGTTTCAAGTTGATCTCAACAGTGACCTTGGAGAAAGTTTTGGAAACTATCAAATAGGCATGGATGAAGAGATATTAAAATACGTATCCTCTGCAAATATAGCCTGTGGATGGCATGGCGGTGACCCCATGGTCATGGATAAAACAGTGGCCCTTGGAAAGAAATATGACATAGATATAGGGGCTCATCCTGGATTTTTTGATCTCATGGGTTTTGGAAGAAGAAACATTGATGTCTCTCCTGAAGAGATAAAAAACTATGTAAAATACCAGTTGGGAGCGCTCATGGCATTTTGTATCTCACACGGAAATAAAATTCAACACGTAAAAGTTCACGGGGCCATGTACAACATGGCTGCCAAAAATAAAGATTTTGCCAACTCTATAGCCCAGGCAATATACGAAGTCGACAAAGAAATAATACTTCTAGGACTTGCTAACAGCGAAATGATAGAATCAGGCAAAAAATTCGGTCTCAAAACGGCCAATGAGGTCTTTGCAGACAGGGCTTACAACAATGATGGAACACTGGTCCCTAGAGGTATAGAGGGGGCAGTTATCCACGATGTTGATCTGGCGATTTCAAGGGTAATCAAAATGATAAAAACTGGAAAAGTGACTTCTATAACCGGAGATGAAATATCCATAAAAGCAGATTCTGTATGCGTCCACGGAGACAATCCAGAGGCCATAAATTTTGTAAAAAAAATTCGTGAAGAGTTAAAAAAAGAGAATATTACAATAACTCCCATCTCAAATTTTATAAAGTGA
- the panC gene encoding pantoate--beta-alanine ligase: protein MDVLRSVDEIRRKVQIWKNEGYSVGFVPTMGYLHEGHKSLIEKAASENDKVIVSVFVNPKQFDNKTDLETYPSNIQGDKELVENAGGDVIFAPTTAEMYPNGFATLVDIEGLDKELCGATRTGHFRGVCTVVTKLFLIVAPDRAYFGEKDFQQLAIIKRFTKDLNIPVEIVGCPIVREENGLAMSSRNSKLSLEEKRKALIIIEALNVIKEMVYQGTVDAEELKKEAVRKISTIDIAKIDYFEIVDPDTLEKIDEVREKALAATAVFIGKTRLIDNMIIGE, encoded by the coding sequence GTGGACGTTTTAAGAAGTGTTGACGAGATCAGAAGAAAGGTTCAGATTTGGAAAAATGAGGGGTACTCAGTTGGGTTTGTGCCTACAATGGGGTACCTTCATGAGGGACATAAGAGTCTCATAGAGAAGGCCGCCTCAGAAAATGACAAGGTTATTGTAAGCGTATTTGTGAATCCGAAGCAGTTTGACAATAAAACGGATCTAGAGACCTATCCCAGCAATATCCAAGGGGACAAGGAACTTGTTGAAAACGCAGGAGGAGACGTTATATTTGCTCCTACAACAGCTGAGATGTATCCCAATGGTTTTGCGACTCTCGTTGATATAGAGGGCCTAGATAAGGAACTTTGCGGTGCCACAAGAACGGGACATTTTAGAGGTGTATGTACTGTAGTGACAAAGTTATTTCTAATAGTAGCTCCAGACAGGGCTTATTTCGGAGAGAAGGATTTTCAGCAGCTGGCTATAATAAAAAGATTCACCAAGGACCTTAATATTCCTGTTGAAATAGTAGGGTGTCCTATTGTCAGAGAGGAAAATGGGCTGGCAATGAGCTCTCGTAATTCAAAACTTTCTCTAGAGGAAAAGAGAAAGGCACTGATTATTATAGAGGCTCTGAATGTAATAAAGGAGATGGTATATCAGGGAACCGTCGATGCAGAAGAACTAAAAAAAGAAGCAGTCAGAAAAATCTCTACAATAGATATTGCAAAGATTGATTATTTTGAAATAGTAGATCCAGATACTCTAGAAAAAATAGATGAGGTAAGAGAAAAAGCACTTGCAGCAACCGCAGTTTTTATTGGTAAAACAAGATTAATAGATAATATGATCATAGGAGAGTGA
- a CDS encoding Mut7-C RNAse domain-containing protein, translating into MNNLEIFFLGDLQRLVKENPTVVKEIKRNLKDIIEGLGVPHTEVGKIYHGNEETDLAAVVNDGGKLIVCPVEPENIQGEVKFILDVHLGTLARYLRMMGFDSLYENSYEDQQIVDISLSQNRIILTRDRGILKRKLVKKGYLIRDLKPRIQLNEVLKRYKLYDRVDPLTRCFKCNDKIFPIHKENIKNRVPEKSRKIFEEFYICKKCHMIYWKGSHYDRFKKIICEVKELSGSI; encoded by the coding sequence ATGAATAATTTAGAGATATTTTTTTTAGGAGATTTGCAGAGACTTGTAAAAGAAAACCCTACAGTTGTTAAGGAAATAAAAAGAAATCTAAAAGATATTATCGAAGGCCTAGGGGTGCCCCATACAGAGGTAGGAAAAATTTATCATGGAAATGAGGAAACTGACCTGGCCGCGGTTGTTAATGACGGTGGAAAACTTATTGTCTGTCCGGTAGAACCTGAAAATATCCAAGGAGAAGTTAAGTTCATACTAGATGTACATCTAGGGACCCTTGCCAGATATCTTCGTATGATGGGATTTGACTCCCTATACGAAAACTCTTATGAAGACCAACAGATTGTGGATATTTCCCTTTCTCAGAATAGGATAATTCTGACGAGGGACAGGGGTATACTTAAAAGAAAATTGGTAAAAAAAGGGTATTTAATAAGAGACTTAAAACCGAGAATTCAGCTGAATGAAGTACTGAAACGCTACAAACTGTATGACAGAGTAGATCCTCTCACCAGGTGTTTTAAGTGCAATGACAAAATTTTCCCTATTCATAAAGAGAATATAAAAAATAGAGTCCCAGAAAAATCCAGAAAGATTTTTGAAGAATTTTATATCTGTAAAAAATGTCATATGATCTACTGGAAGGGAAGTCACTATGATAGATTTAAAAAAATCATTTGTGAAGTAAAAGAATTATCTGGATCTATTTGA
- a CDS encoding acetate uptake transporter: MSHDASQGNPAVVGLAGFGLTTMLLQFHNVGWMGLGPVVASGLIFGGLAQLIAGFQEFKCGNNFGYSAFVSYGSFWISLGIIFLLNHFGIYKANHTDVGFFLIAWTLYTFIMTIPAMKIHAAMGVTFILLLIGFILLDLAHFGYPALTKVAGYELMACALSAWYMMAGAIYAQVFGRSVLPMGKPLIV, translated from the coding sequence ATGTCACACGATGCATCACAGGGAAACCCGGCAGTAGTTGGGTTGGCAGGGTTTGGTCTCACCACTATGCTTCTTCAGTTTCACAATGTAGGTTGGATGGGGTTGGGTCCTGTAGTCGCTTCAGGACTTATCTTCGGAGGCTTGGCACAGCTGATCGCCGGTTTCCAGGAGTTCAAATGCGGTAATAATTTTGGTTACAGTGCTTTTGTTTCTTATGGTAGTTTCTGGATCTCTTTAGGTATCATATTTCTTTTAAATCACTTTGGAATCTATAAGGCCAATCATACTGATGTAGGATTTTTTCTGATTGCTTGGACTTTATACACTTTCATTATGACTATTCCGGCAATGAAAATTCATGCTGCCATGGGAGTTACTTTTATCCTTCTGTTGATAGGATTTATACTTCTTGATCTTGCACACTTCGGTTATCCTGCACTTACTAAAGTCGCTGGTTATGAACTAATGGCTTGTGCCCTTTCAGCTTGGTACATGATGGCAGGTGCTATTTATGCTCAGGTTTTTGGAAGGTCTGTTCTACCGATGGGTAAACCTTTAATCGTTTAA
- a CDS encoding DUF2254 domain-containing protein codes for MIRKILDIIKQSIWPYPFIYGVLSLLGSFFIILIDSGYFLDLQLHIPNIFFTDIDLARMILGIVAASFITITTFTFSTTMIVLTMYISQFSPRIVENFLANKNTMQAFGIFVGGFIYSITSLLFMRRDLISEYLVISASISIIYLIVGLGFFLIFINSVAKLIQVNNVIKRLYKNSLKNMVKYKELIKTGSIIRKIEVEKYRQLEVVFCRQNGYIQYINHENLLELAKDIQAVIVFEKVVGQFVADDTKLISLYLRKNTEINETIVEKLLSCIIIGERKTEEQNFGFMIQKIVEVALRAVSPGINDPNTASHCIRILGILLRQISDLENGYIVKKDEEDENIMVIFKAFDFEKILYYTFSQLIHYAKEDVLVISSIFKALRFAMEKASKENRLIIITFSDYIWGKIVPELSEGLDYKMLKHEKDEIYLLK; via the coding sequence TTGATTAGGAAAATATTAGACATCATTAAACAAAGTATATGGCCGTATCCATTTATCTACGGGGTCCTATCTCTATTAGGTTCATTTTTCATTATTTTAATTGACTCAGGGTATTTTTTGGATCTTCAATTACACATACCGAATATATTTTTTACGGATATTGATTTAGCTAGGATGATTTTAGGTATTGTTGCAGCCTCTTTTATTACAATCACCACCTTTACTTTTTCTACTACAATGATCGTTCTGACAATGTATATATCTCAATTTTCACCCAGAATAGTTGAAAATTTCTTAGCAAATAAGAATACAATGCAAGCATTTGGTATATTTGTTGGAGGATTTATTTATTCAATTACTTCATTATTGTTTATGAGGAGAGATTTAATTTCAGAATATTTAGTTATATCCGCAAGTATAAGTATTATTTACCTGATAGTTGGTTTAGGATTTTTTTTAATTTTTATTAATAGTGTAGCAAAGCTTATACAAGTAAACAACGTTATTAAAAGACTTTATAAGAACTCATTAAAAAATATGGTGAAATATAAGGAATTAATAAAAACAGGATCAATTATCCGTAAAATAGAGGTTGAAAAGTACAGACAATTAGAAGTGGTTTTTTGTAGACAAAATGGATATATCCAGTATATTAATCATGAGAATCTACTGGAGCTCGCTAAAGATATACAAGCGGTTATTGTATTTGAAAAAGTAGTGGGTCAGTTTGTAGCAGATGATACAAAGCTGATTTCCTTGTACTTAAGAAAAAATACAGAAATAAATGAAACCATAGTAGAAAAACTATTGAGTTGCATTATCATAGGAGAGAGAAAAACTGAAGAACAAAATTTTGGTTTTATGATCCAAAAGATAGTGGAAGTGGCATTAAGAGCCGTATCTCCAGGAATTAATGATCCAAATACAGCGAGTCATTGTATAAGAATACTTGGTATTTTACTTAGACAAATCTCTGATTTAGAAAATGGATATATTGTTAAGAAAGATGAAGAAGATGAAAATATCATGGTTATATTTAAAGCTTTTGATTTTGAGAAAATACTATATTATACATTTAGTCAACTTATACATTATGCAAAAGAAGACGTGTTGGTAATTAGTTCGATATTTAAAGCTTTAAGATTTGCTATGGAAAAAGCTTCAAAAGAAAACAGACTTATCATTATAACATTTAGTGACTATATCTGGGGGAAAATAGTGCCAGAATTGAGTGAAGGTTTGGATTATAAAATGTTAAAACACGAGAAAGATGAGATATATCTTTTGAAATAA